AGGAAAGCAGGATTGAAGTGATGCTTGATCAAGTTCTTGAAATCCAGCAGAAATTGATGGTGAATTTCAACGGGAAGATAGATGATGTTTATACAAATTGAGATCAAAGATCGAGAATCTGAATGCAAGATTGAAGAGGGTAGAAGTTGAGGTAATCTTGACATCGAACACTATTAGGAGACATGAAACATTCATTCAGAGTAGAAGAGATGAATCAGTGAAGCACCACATGattgccatcatagatgatgatttctggcaagtggtaaAGGAGGAGAAACTTCAGGAAGGAAACTTCCAAGTCGAAATCTCCACAAGTCGAAAGTAcctgatgtcgatcgatattcgtcTATCTCCATCGGTCGATGTTCGTCTCTttgcgtcgatcgacaccacgaGCCAGCGACCGATCGACATAAAGACTCAACCGACAATCGACATGACTActccaacatcgatcgacgaccaCCTCATACATACCGAGTGCAGCTATCAACGATAGATGTAGCATGATATCTCTCAAATTACCTTAAGTagtgatttgtactctctcaaataagaggtcaagttgcagtacttagggaccAAATTCACGGAGAGCTAAGGCACACAAAAGATCTAGAAGTTATTTGGTTAAGCTAGGCAAAcatgtttaaatgtaaatagaatGGTTGTGAAAAAGGAATTGTTCggttgattggttgaggttttaagatatatatgaaaggcgttagacttagggtttctattaaGACAATCAGGATTATAGAGATATAGATACTAAGCATATattggatattctagaactcaaacaataagAATAGTCGATCAACTACTGTATTTTTAGACTATCTATTGATGCAACAACTGAGTTGTCGATCAATGAACCTTCAGGAAGCATTATGCACGggtttgtttctagcaatcctagcacaatTTAAACTAAATCAGACACAGAACCAAGCTTCGACTTGCGCCCTAATATCTATAGTCAAGatcctagttagctactctagaacacatgcattaagaacaatttagttgattaatatttctgacacttagcaattctatattttgggctaatccctcatgaatatctgaaccctaaatctaacaagaagAACAACTCatacatagctaagcaattcataacaaagaGATATGAAAACtgcataaaatataatagagtAGAAAAACTGGAGttctgatatatggtgtttttggtACCATTGTGCATATGCTTTCTAActtgtttttaatgttttatcaagtTAGTCCAGTCTTTTTTGAGTAATTTCAGGTCTGGAGTAGGCTAAAAGAGCTGAAGGAAGAAGCGTGAAGAAATGAGCAAGAATTAGAGTCTTTCCCCGCGGAACAATCATGCGGAGCAGTCTGACGGTTGATCCCACCAGGAGCAGCTGGGCGATTGTTCTCGACAtttatggaagtttccatatctttcaaaGATTTTCCCTAATCACTTATTCACTCCTCTGAAGTCGAtagcgcctccatataaaaagtCATCCCtatctttattatatttttacgcTACTTTTACAAGAAGACTGAGACCTATTATTGGATTTGCTATTGTAAGGGAGACGAATCCTCATCTTGACcgagaagatcatcctgaaccctaTTGATTTCTCTTTGGATTTATATGCAGTATCATTCAGTTATTATGTCTGGTTCATCTTGTTTTATGGCTGAGTTGTCGACTAGCTTGTCTAGGGTTCTGGGGTGTTGATCGCAAAAGCTAAACATAAATAAGCGACCATATTGTGTCTTTGTTCATCTCTGTTCTTAATGCTAGCTATAACCTGATCACTTATTGCTAGATCTTAGGTTGAATCTGCTCATTAACTGTGTAGTCGATTGCTTGATATTGAGTGAATGAGCCGCTCATCTCtagtcagcgaaagtagatactaGAGTGCTCGGTGAACCTATCtccttgatccaaacgagagtttaggtgtCAAGGTCGAACCGCAAAGGGAGcagcaccacgacagtgggctgttctACTGGAGTGATCCGTGTTCTAGATTATGTTACATTGCGCTTGAATAAATGTTTGGTTTAGCATCAACACCCGATGAGAAACCCTAGATTGGCTTCTCTAATATTGAATTTACTTTGTACAATCATTTACTTTACTTGCACGTTACCATCTAATTCAAACTCCACTTTTAGTTTTAGCTAAGTTGAAAACTCATAAGAATAAACTgtagactggtcctctggattgaatcttaaatactacaattaccactgttaacttgacagtaggaaATGTTCagttttagtgtatcaagttttggcgccgttgcgacggggaccaaatattttacctttatttttcagtTATATATTTTGTCTGAGACATCTAACTTGCTTTCCTCTCTTTGTTGCAGCCAATGatccaggtgcatgaccagtagacatactggGCGCAACGCACAAGGACCATTATTCACGCTAAGCAACGAAGAGCTCGCAAGATTAGAAAGACAGAACCGTCAACAACCGCGGCCTACTAACACCACAATGGGTGATCACGGAGGCCATGATGATCTCACTGCTGCAATGGCGCTCATGCAATAACAGATGCAGATACAACAGACCATTAACACACAGGAAGCTGCTCGCCAAGCAGCGGCTGAACTTGTTGCACAGCAAGCTGAGCAACAAGGTGCTCCCATCGGAGAGCGGAACCTTCTGCAGAACTTCCCTACCACTTGCTCCACCATCAATCCCTCTCCCTGCACTCGACAGGATTATgagatcaagcctgctttgatTGGCCTGGTGCAGAAAAAGATGTTCAGCGGCCTCGCAGCTGAAATTCCATTGGATCACATCGAGAACTTTGAGAGAGTCTGCAACTTCTCTCGTGCAAATGGAGTGCCACCAGACTACGTCAAATGCACCatgttcccattctctcttgatgggaAAGCAGCTCGCTGTCTTGCCTCTCTCCCAACTGGTACACTTACTACATGGGAACAAGTCAGAGCAGCGTTCCTAAGCCACTTCTACACGAAGTCCAAAACCGCAGCTCTGAGGCATAAGATCTCAAATTTGAAGCAAAAGACTGACGAATCTTTCTATGATTCTTGGGAGCACTAGAAGGAGTACCGAACGGAATGCCCTCACCATGGGTTTGAGGACGATTACATACTGGATGTATTCTATGATGGAGTGAGCTATGAGTTTCGTAATGCTTTAGACTCCTCGAGTAGTGGAGATTTCATGACTCAAACAACACCAGGCGCATTCGCACTGATCGAGAATATGGTGTCAAGCTCACTCAACAAGAACAAGGAGAATGATCGCTCCAAGAGCGTGAACAGCATTGAGGATCTAGCGGCAAAGGTTGACCAGCTGATAAAGGGCAATCACAGCCAAGTGTTCATCATGGAAGAAACTGCTTCAGAGAACAGTGCTTTAGATGTCTCACCTGACGCAGAGAACGCTGTGGACGATCAACAAAAAGTGAGCTACGTCACTGGTCAAGGCTGGCAGTACAAGAACATTCATCCAAACCCTAACATAAGGAACAACACTCATCTTTTTGCGTACCCTAAGCCAGACAAACCAGTTGACAACGCGCAGAACAGTCAATGACAGAACAATGGGTATCAAAAGGGTTACCAAGGAAGAACCTATGTTCTGAGCCAGGCGCAACACAACCAATTTCAAAACCAAAAGCAGCAGACAGCTCAGCAGGCTGCTCCTGCACCTATGGCTGCACCGACAAAAGAGATAAAAGGTCTAGCGACGATGATGCAGCAGCTTCTCCAAGGCCAGCAAATTCAAGGAAAAGCGTTGAACCAGGTCACCACAGATATCAACTCCAGAATGAATCACATCTTCAATGACCTGAGCACCAAATATGACAATGTCGCTAGCCACATGCGGCAGATGGACATTCAGATTGCGCAGACagctgagagtgtcaagaggcagCAAGGAACTCTCCCTGGAAAGATAGATAAGAATCGTAAAGAATGTAATGCCGTTGCACTAAAAAGTGGAGGAACACTACCAGATACGGACCCTAAGAAGCTATCGGCGGCAGAGAAAGGAAAGGAAAAGGAGGGTGAGAAACCACAATCCGAAGATGTTCCTCTGTCTGACGAGGACACGGAACAGCCTGCTGAGACTGATCCAACCCCTGCCACTACACATGTCAAGCATGTTCCTCTGCGTGAATACACTCCTAAGGTTCCATACCCTGTTCCCGCAAAGAAGTCTAGGAATGATCGTGAGGAGATGAAGTGTAAGAAGATGCTAGAGGTTCTAACCCTCAAGTTACCTCTGATCGATGCGATCCAGATGATACCTTCTATGCGCAGTTTTATGAAGGGTTTGATCTCAGGAAAGATAAGTGGATACAATGAGGTTATGCTAATTTCGAAGGAGTGCAGTGCAGTGCTTCAGAACAAGCCGGTCTAGAAGTTGGGTGATCCAGGAAAATTTGTTCTCTCGATACAGATTGAGAAAACAGTATTCGCTTGTTCTCTTTGTGATTTGGGTTCCAGTGTCAACCTCATGCCTTACTCCGTGGCAAAACGACTGGGATTCACATACTTCAAACCTATAAGAATGTCCCTGGTGTTCGCGGCTAGATCAGTCAAGTCACCGGTGGGTATTCTGGAAGATCTCCATGTCCGAGTAGGCAACACCTTTGTTCCAGCAGATTTTGTGGTTCTAGAGGCTGACGAAGAACCAAGAGATCCACTCATCATGGGCCGTCCTTTCTTGTGCACGGATGGTGCGATTATTGATGTTCGACAAGGAAGGATTGATCTTCACCTGGGAGACATTGCGATGAAGTTCGAGATGAACAAATTGCTGAAGAAACCGATGATAGACGCGCAGACCTACACAGTTGAGGATGGAGATCAGGCACAGTTCCCTCAAGAGGGCATGATTGAGGAAATCCTGACAGATGACCCACTTGAACTAGCTCTGATCCGAGCTGAGACTGAGAACAACGTCATGAGCGTGGACGCGGATGGCTACAAAATGATGCTTGACTCTGCCAAATGCTTGACTCTGCCAAAAGCATGGAAAAGCTAGTCACTTATCTAAGTATGGGGGAGAAAGACAAGAGCAATCCAAGCAGTACAGCCGGAGCAGCTGCTCCGAAGAGAAAAATTATGCCGAACATGCAACTCGATGATCCATGGAGCGAACTGAAAGCTCCAAAGATCAAACTCAAATCCTTCCCTACGGGGCTCAGGTACGCATTCTTGGGACCAAATTCCGCCTATCCTGTTATTGTGAACTGTGAGCTGAATAATGTGGAAACTGCCAAACTCTTGTGCGAGCTAAGAAAATATCGTAAGGCATTAGGGTATTCTCTAGCAGACATTCATGGTATTTCACctgatttatgcatgcatagaatacatctagaagatgaatcaatgacttttatagaacatcagaggaggttaaatccaaatctaaaagatgttgtaaagaaagagacaatgaaaCTTCTAGAAGCTGGTGTGATCTATGCCATCTCTGATAGCAACAAGGTTAGCCCTATTCATGTAGTTCCTAAGAAAGGTGGAATAACTGTCataacaaatgaaaagaatgaattgatCCCTACTCGAACTGTAACTGGACATCGCATGTGCATTGATTTTCGCAAATTGAATGCTGGGACTCGCAAGGATCACTTTCCACTCcctttcattgatcaaatgctttAAAGATTGGCTAATCACCCATACTATtgctttttagatggttattcaggtttctttcagaCCCCTATCCACCCAGATGACCAGGGGAAGCCGACGTTCACATGCCCATATGGCACGTTTTcctacaggagaatgccatTCGGCTTGTGCAATGCTCTTGCGACCTTTCAACGTTGCATGATGTCCATCTTTACTGATCTGATTGAGGACATAATGGATGTTTTCATGGATGACTTTAGTGTCTATGAAAGCTCTTTTTCTGTCTGTTTGAAAAATTTGTGCAGCGTGATGCAACGATGCGAGGAGAAAGATCTGGTGCTCAACTGGGAGAAGTGCCACTTCATGGTCAGGGATGGGATTGTTCTCGGACACAAGATCTTTGAGAAGGGGATCGAGGTTGACAAGGCAAAGATCGAGGTGATGATGAGTCTGCAACCACCAACCATAGTCAAGGGAATCAGGAGCTTCCTGGGACACGCAggtttctacaggaggttcatcaaggacttctcAATGATCCCAAGACCACTCACTAGGCTGCTCTGCAAGGAAACCAAGTTCGAGTTTGATAGCGATTGCTTTCCTACTTTCTACACGATAAAAGGTGCCTTGATCAGTGCACCAGTCGTTCAGCCTCCAGACTGGGACCTACCTTTCGAGATCATGACAGATGCGAGGGATTTCGCAGTGCGAGCAGTGCTGGGACAACGGAAAGATAAGAAACTtcatgtgatctactacgcgagcAGGATAATGGATGAAGCTCAATGTCGATATGCCACGACCGAGAAGGAGATTTTAGCCATTGTCTATGCTCTCGAGAAGTTTAGGTCCTACCTAGTAGGTTCTAAGGTGATAGTGCACACATATCACGCGGCCCTGAGGTACCCGCTGACTAAGAAAGATGCCAAACCACGCCTACTCCGATGGATCCTTCTACTCCAGGAATTCGATCTTGAGATCAAGGATAAGAAGGGAATTGGGAATGGATTCACGGATCATCTGTCAAGGATGAAGATCGACGAAGAGACTGCTCTCGACGACAGTCTCCCTGAAGAACAAGTCTATGTGATTGGTCTGTATGTCGAGTACAATCAAGATATCCTTGCCACAGACTGTTCTGTAGACCAAGAACACTTCGTTGTTACGATCAAGAAGATATATTCCAACCTACCTTGGTTTGCTGAGATAGCTAAGTTTTTAGCTGCGGAGAAGGAACCAGCTAAGTTTACTAGTAATGAGAAGAGGATGTTTCTGAGGGATGCAAAAATCTACTTCTGGGATGAACCGTACCTGTATCGACACTGCAAGGATGGAGTGTTCCGATGATGTGTTCCGGAAACTGAAATTCCAGGGATCCTACATCACTGCCATGGTTCCTCTTATGCCGGACACTTTGCATCTTTCAAGACCGTCTCCAAAGTCTTGCAAGCCAGTTTCTGGTTGCACACAATGTTCCGTGATGCTCAAGCCTTCATCTCCAAGTGCAATTCATGCCAACGACAAGGGAACATCAGCAAGAGGAACGAGATGCCTCAGAACTTCATACTCAAGATTACGGTGTTCGACTGTTGAGGGATAgatttcatgggaccattcccacCTTCATACAAGAACGAGTACATTCTAGTCGCAGTGGATTATGTCTCAAAGTGGGTGGAAGCAATCACCAGCCCCACTAACAATGCGCGTGTTGTGACCAAGATGTTCAAATCCATCATatttccaaggtttggagtaCCTAGGGTGGTCATAAGCGATGGAGGCACCCGCTTCATCAACAAGGTCTTCCAAGGCCTCTTGAAAAACAATGGCGTCAAGCATCAAGTTGCAACCGCATATCACCCTCAAACAAGTGGCCAAGTGGAAGTGTCTAATAGAGAGATCGAAAGCATTTTGCAGAAAATAGTCAGCACTACACGCAAAGACTGGTCTCTCAAATTTGATGATGCACTATGGACTTACAGAACAGCCTACAAGATGCCACTAGAGACCACTCCATATCACCTGGTCTATGGCAAGGCATGTCATCTCCCTGTGGAACTATAGTACAAGGAGGCATGGGCTGTCATACTGCTCAACTTCGATATCAAATCAGTCAAGGAGAGGCGTTCCATCCAGATTAACGAGCTAGAAGAGATCAGGCACCTGGCTTATGGGAGCACAAAAATCTACCTGGAAAAAACCAAGGCATGTCAGGAAAAAGAAAACCGAAGTTTCCCGGAGGAACAATCTGTTGATTGTTCTCGCTGGAGAATAGATGTTCCCTCAGCTAAGTCTTCagacacaaagaaaaaataacaaataaaaaaaaaaagggaagagGAAGCGGTTAGGGTTTGTCTATTTAAGACAACCCACCCCACTTCCCCACTTAACCCCTAGTCGCCGCAAACGCCTCTCCCTTAAGGATAGAACCCTAAGCCAAACTCTTTAACCTCTCAATCAATTCTCACGctttttggttttaaatattGGGGGaaaatattccatgaagagattactccagCTTCTGGCTTCCAGGTTCCCGCCTCCAAGTTCCGGGTCCCTGCCTCCGGCTTCCAGGTTCCTGCCCCCGGGTCTGGGTCTGGGTCCTGTCTCCGGCTTCCGGCTTCCAGGCCGAGTGATTTATCTGGCCTTAGGATAAATGGAAATCTTCCTTTAATAAGGTAACCAGCTTGGACAAGAAGGAGTCTCCCTAGATCCGAGAGAACGAGGAAGTATTCCAATACATATGACCTCCCTAaggaaaaaaggaaatattctattatctaaggatataatgaatatttccaaatcctaaGAGAGAGGcacgagcagtgtgcgtgctcggtcactacgtagagaccgagcttggtaggagctcggtcgctacgtagcgaccaagccgtgtgcgtgctcagttgctacgtagcggccgagcttggcttgtgcgtGGTCCGATGGCCATACTTGTGCTTTTCCGTTGTCGATTTGGTTACGTGTttggacaatcggtatttagtggttcgattgagattagaacaagattttaccgcaaggctctttgtgaagattctttttacgaagaataattttcgtaaaaacgttcatgctgatttttacggggactttcagacattaattccgtcgtgaccgattttgaccccaacagttagcctcCCAACTcattagaaccatgagcttctagcgtgaggttctagtgAGTGGCTTGGGAAGTTAGGTAAGTTAGGcagaattaatggttgaaaaggtccgtggtaagtggtgttctcgctcttctaagagTGTAAcacgataagattggggctgcacgttatgacggctgcctacgtacccttgttgaagggatcaagcctttcctagttcgtcttggagttaaggttcttatgacctggtttccagcgagacctttacggtctactTTATATGCAGAGGTGATCAGgcatgttgctgccgatggcagtgtgtaaacttgcgggatttctgaagacgcttgAATATTGGCctagagacaaattttgggatctcgtatcagggtgtttgatactatgcctagagatgttagagaccagtgtgctgagttcagggcaagacctaggtctaatcaTGGCTTcagggggtgcgatgactactttGACTTACGTTTCCCGTATCGTTTTTGACCTTGTTCCATCCCGCTTTAAAGTCCGcaatatgttctcggcttacgtgacttgaatggtaggaatcgagcatctcttcgaggacaatttttaagtctcccgaaagtgctgacaaatatttcagattttttttatatagcgctattacccttTTGTCGGGTGTACGAGAG
This genomic stretch from Brassica napus cultivar Da-Ae chromosome C9, Da-Ae, whole genome shotgun sequence harbors:
- the LOC106394091 gene encoding uncharacterized protein LOC106394091 — protein: MAAPTKEIKGLATMMQQLLQGQQIQGKALNQVTTDINSRMNHIFNDLSTKYDNVASHMRQMDIQIAQTAESVKRQQGTLPGKIDKNRKECNAVALKSGGTLPDTDPKKLSAAEKGKEKEGEKPQSEDVPLSDEDTEQPAETDPTPATTHVKHVPLREYTPKVPYPVPAKKSRNDREEMKCKKMLEVLTLKLPLIDAIQMIPSMRSFMKGLISGKISGYNEIEKTVFACSLCDLGSSVNLMPYSVAKRLGFTYFKPIRMSLVFAARSVKSPVGILEDLHVRVGNTFVPADFVVLEADEEPRDPLIMGRPFLCTDGAIIDVRQGRIDLHLGDIAMKFEMNKLLKKPMIDAQTYTVEDGDQAQFPQEGMIEEILTDDPLELALIRAETENNVMSVDADGYKMMLDSAKCLTLPKAWKS